From a single Mesorhizobium shangrilense genomic region:
- a CDS encoding alpha-ketoacid dehydrogenase subunit beta, with protein MAKIWIRQAVLKALDDAMTDDPSVIVMGEDVAVAGGPFKVTEGLLASHGPERVIDTPISEMAFMGAAVGAAVCGLKPVVEMMFIEFIGVALDQLTTQAATMRYLSRGRLTTPLVVRASAGAGQGFGCQHSQMLDHWFRGTPGLKVAVTSNARTTYGLLRSAIEDPDPVVILEPRVLYAEREEYEFDRDYRIPLGQAEIARPGTDVTLVTCGAMRRVALAAAEASSANVEVIDLLTLWPWDRKTVMESVARTGRLVTLEEAPAGSGWGGDVVSSIAVEAFGKLKAAPHRITLPDAPVPYSGALEARFLPSPAYVAEQVAALVSTNKPPLPWWRNAA; from the coding sequence TTGGCTAAAATCTGGATACGGCAGGCGGTCCTGAAGGCCCTTGACGATGCGATGACGGATGATCCGAGCGTCATCGTCATGGGCGAGGATGTCGCCGTGGCCGGCGGCCCGTTCAAAGTGACCGAGGGCTTGCTTGCCTCGCATGGTCCGGAACGGGTGATCGACACGCCGATTTCCGAAATGGCCTTCATGGGTGCGGCGGTGGGTGCTGCGGTCTGCGGCCTGAAGCCGGTGGTCGAGATGATGTTCATCGAGTTCATCGGCGTCGCGCTCGACCAGTTGACGACGCAGGCAGCAACCATGCGCTATCTGTCGCGCGGCCGGCTGACGACGCCGCTCGTCGTGCGCGCCTCCGCCGGCGCAGGCCAGGGTTTCGGCTGCCAGCATTCGCAGATGCTCGACCACTGGTTCCGGGGCACGCCGGGCCTCAAGGTCGCGGTGACCAGCAACGCCCGCACGACCTACGGCCTGCTGCGTTCGGCGATCGAGGATCCCGATCCCGTGGTGATCCTCGAGCCGCGCGTGCTCTACGCCGAGCGCGAGGAATATGAATTCGACCGCGACTACCGCATTCCGCTCGGCCAGGCGGAGATCGCGCGGCCGGGTACCGACGTAACGCTCGTCACCTGCGGCGCCATGCGGCGCGTCGCGCTGGCGGCGGCGGAGGCGAGCAGCGCCAATGTCGAGGTCATCGACCTCCTGACGCTGTGGCCCTGGGACCGCAAGACCGTGATGGAATCGGTTGCCCGCACCGGCCGTCTGGTCACGCTGGAAGAGGCGCCGGCGGGCAGCGGCTGGGGCGGCGACGTCGTCTCGTCGATCGCCGTCGAGGCGTTCGGCAAGCTGAAGGCAGCACCGCATCGCATCACACTTCCCGACGCGCCCGTGCCCTATAGTGGCGCCCTTGAAGCCCGCTTCCTGCCGAGCCCCGCCTATGTGGCCGAGCAAGTGGCCGCCCTGGTCTCGACCAACAAACCGCCCCTGCCCTGGTGGAGGAATGCAGCATGA
- a CDS encoding thiamine pyrophosphate-dependent dehydrogenase E1 component subunit alpha, giving the protein MTISNSNSPIARREALQDRLEQLTRMIEIRFVEDRIQKLFAEGHIRGSTHLASGQEAVSVGIARSIDPDDIVTCTYRGHGHALALGVTPEGVIGEICGRVIGCAGGLGGSMHLVEPEVGLLPTAAIIGAGLPIACGAAMAARARGKDRVAVSIFGDGSANIGAFHESLNFAAIRKLPVVFVCENNLYGEYTRIELSTPVEDIAVRAASYNMPGVIVDGQDVDKVAEAMGVAVARARRGEGPTLIEMKTYRYSGHSRSDPATYRPAGELDAWLKRDPIDILADRLVSESILAPGGLDQLKAETRDAVERATGQVLDSAAPDLGEILSHVSASSAGGDQRWHFWP; this is encoded by the coding sequence ATGACGATTTCCAACTCCAATTCCCCGATTGCCCGCCGCGAAGCCTTGCAGGACAGGCTGGAGCAGCTCACGCGGATGATCGAGATCCGCTTTGTCGAGGACCGCATCCAGAAGCTGTTTGCCGAAGGCCATATCCGCGGCAGCACGCATCTGGCCAGCGGCCAGGAAGCCGTTTCGGTCGGCATCGCCCGCTCGATCGATCCGGACGATATCGTCACCTGCACCTATCGCGGCCATGGCCACGCGCTGGCGCTTGGCGTGACGCCGGAAGGGGTGATCGGCGAGATCTGCGGCCGCGTCATCGGCTGTGCCGGCGGTCTTGGCGGTTCTATGCATCTGGTCGAGCCGGAGGTTGGCCTGCTGCCGACCGCCGCCATCATCGGCGCCGGGCTGCCCATCGCCTGCGGCGCGGCGATGGCCGCACGGGCGCGCGGCAAGGATCGCGTCGCCGTCTCCATCTTCGGCGACGGCTCGGCCAATATCGGCGCCTTCCATGAATCGCTGAATTTCGCGGCCATCCGCAAACTGCCGGTGGTGTTTGTCTGCGAGAACAATCTCTATGGCGAATACACGCGCATCGAACTGTCGACGCCGGTCGAGGACATCGCGGTGCGCGCCGCCAGCTACAACATGCCAGGCGTCATCGTCGACGGGCAGGACGTCGACAAGGTCGCGGAAGCGATGGGCGTCGCGGTTGCGCGTGCGCGCCGAGGCGAAGGTCCGACTTTGATCGAAATGAAGACCTATCGCTATTCAGGCCATTCACGGTCCGACCCGGCGACCTACCGGCCGGCCGGCGAACTGGACGCCTGGCTGAAGCGCGACCCGATCGACATTCTTGCCGACAGGCTGGTCAGCGAGAGCATTCTGGCGCCAGGCGGTCTCGACCAGCTGAAAGCCGAGACGCGCGATGCGGTGGAACGGGCGACGGGGCAGGTGCTGGACTCGGCGGCACCGGATCTCGGCGAAATCCTGTCGCATGTCAGCGCCTCTTCGGCCGGAGGGGATCAGAGGTGGCATTTCTGGCCCTGA
- a CDS encoding MaoC family dehydratase, which yields MTRESSTIGIDGPFYDDLKIGDRFDTAPAMRLTDGLAAVHHAIVGGRLRLAFDADLSASVTGRPPPFAAPALVWDVAIGQSTVVTQRAIANLFYRGLFFRQAPSIGDTLKTVTTIIGLRPASAKPGRPPRGLVTMRIATSDQDDRPVLDFCRCAMLPARQAEDSGVRGETDLPRSEQTAVQTAAAVESWNLEAYRKAVQSPHFGDLRAGTVHRLAGGDVVSSAPELARLTMNLATIHHDSTQSGRRLVYGGHTIGLAAAQLTRVFPSLVTILGWHDCDHLGPVHEGDTIHSEVTIERCEALSSGGGLVHLRSFARATDLSGKVSDVLDWRLIGLFA from the coding sequence ATGACACGCGAATCTTCCACTATCGGCATCGATGGGCCGTTCTATGACGATCTGAAGATCGGCGATCGTTTCGATACAGCACCGGCGATGCGGCTGACGGACGGCCTTGCCGCCGTTCATCATGCCATTGTCGGCGGACGGCTCAGGCTGGCCTTCGATGCCGATCTGTCGGCGTCGGTAACCGGACGGCCGCCGCCATTCGCCGCGCCGGCGCTGGTTTGGGATGTCGCGATCGGCCAATCGACAGTGGTGACACAGCGGGCGATTGCCAACCTCTTCTATCGAGGCCTGTTCTTCCGCCAGGCGCCGTCTATCGGAGATACTCTCAAGACCGTCACCACGATCATCGGATTGCGGCCGGCCAGCGCCAAGCCCGGCCGGCCACCGCGCGGCCTCGTCACCATGCGGATCGCCACCAGCGATCAGGACGATCGGCCGGTGCTCGATTTCTGTCGCTGCGCCATGCTGCCGGCCCGACAAGCCGAAGACAGTGGTGTACGAGGTGAGACCGATTTGCCGAGATCCGAACAGACGGCCGTGCAGACAGCAGCGGCCGTCGAGAGCTGGAACCTCGAAGCCTACCGCAAGGCGGTCCAGAGTCCGCATTTCGGCGATCTGCGTGCGGGGACAGTGCATCGCCTTGCTGGCGGCGACGTGGTCAGCAGTGCGCCGGAGCTGGCGCGCCTGACGATGAACCTTGCGACGATCCATCACGACAGCACCCAGTCCGGGCGACGCCTCGTCTATGGCGGCCATACGATCGGGCTGGCCGCAGCACAGCTGACCCGTGTGTTCCCGTCCCTGGTCACCATTCTCGGCTGGCACGATTGCGACCATCTCGGCCCAGTGCATGAAGGCGACACGATCCATTCCGAAGTCACGATAGAGCGTTGTGAGGCGCTGTCGTCAGGTGGCGGGCTTGTCCATCTGCGGTCATTCGCAAGGGCGACCGATCTGTCCGGCAAGGTTTCCGACGTGCTCGACTGGCGGCTGATCGGACTGTTCGCATGA
- a CDS encoding CoA transferase, giving the protein MSGGILSGLSVVEGSAFVAAPLGGMTLAQLGADVIRFDQIAGGLDHRRWPVTKSGQSLFWAGMNKGKRSIQVDLRSPEGQDIVAALITRPGQDHGIFLTNLPVRGALTYEALKARRDDIIMVALTGNPDGTSEVDYTVNVATGFPDITGPRGADEPTNSVLPAWDIAMGEMAAIGLLAADRHRSRTGKGSLVKLALSDVALAMVGNLGRLAQAELGETAQKDGNNLYGAFGRDFITADGRRVMVMALTDRQWAALQRATGLDTASIISTTADLSTESGRFAARDAIGAALAPWFSARSFAELRHILTDAGASWGPYQTFQHLLAEDPRCSTDNPLFSRVDHPGIGSLLTPASPLYFSSANRVGATRAPLPGEHTDEILTGLGLSDGEIGRLHDRGIVAGPTRM; this is encoded by the coding sequence ATGAGCGGCGGCATCCTGTCCGGCCTCAGCGTCGTCGAGGGGTCAGCCTTCGTCGCGGCGCCGCTCGGCGGCATGACGCTGGCGCAGCTCGGCGCCGACGTCATCCGCTTCGACCAGATTGCTGGCGGGCTCGACCATCGCCGCTGGCCGGTGACGAAAAGCGGCCAAAGCCTGTTCTGGGCCGGCATGAACAAGGGCAAGCGCTCCATCCAGGTCGACCTGCGCTCCCCGGAAGGACAGGACATCGTTGCGGCATTGATCACCCGGCCGGGCCAAGATCACGGCATCTTCCTAACCAACCTGCCGGTCCGGGGTGCTCTCACCTACGAAGCCCTGAAAGCACGCCGTGACGACATCATCATGGTCGCGTTGACTGGCAACCCCGATGGGACCAGCGAGGTCGACTACACGGTCAATGTCGCGACCGGCTTTCCCGACATCACAGGACCGCGCGGCGCCGACGAACCCACCAACAGCGTGCTGCCGGCCTGGGACATCGCCATGGGCGAGATGGCCGCCATCGGCCTGCTCGCTGCCGACAGGCACCGCAGCCGCACAGGCAAGGGATCGCTGGTGAAACTGGCTTTGTCGGACGTGGCGCTGGCCATGGTCGGCAATCTCGGACGGCTGGCGCAGGCCGAACTTGGCGAGACGGCACAAAAGGACGGGAACAATCTTTACGGCGCGTTCGGACGCGACTTCATCACCGCGGATGGCCGGCGCGTCATGGTGATGGCCCTGACCGACCGGCAGTGGGCCGCATTGCAGCGGGCAACGGGCCTCGATACGGCGAGCATCATTTCGACAACCGCCGACCTTTCAACGGAAAGCGGACGTTTCGCGGCACGGGATGCGATCGGCGCAGCGCTGGCGCCGTGGTTTTCGGCACGAAGCTTTGCCGAGCTCCGACACATCCTCACAGACGCAGGTGCTTCGTGGGGGCCTTACCAGACATTTCAGCACTTGCTGGCGGAAGACCCACGCTGCTCAACGGACAATCCGCTGTTCTCCAGGGTCGATCACCCCGGCATCGGTTCGCTCCTGACGCCGGCCTCGCCGCTCTACTTCTCCTCGGCGAACCGCGTCGGCGCAACCCGGGCGCCTTTGCCCGGCGAGCACACCGATGAGATCCTGACCGGCCTGGGATTGAGCGACGGCGAGATCGGACGGCTGCATGATCGCGGTATCGTCGCCGGCCCGACACGGATGTGA
- a CDS encoding transketolase-like TK C-terminal-containing protein, which translates to MIHNANHLRENTDGLKVGGHQASSASMATIMTALYFSALRPEDRIAVKPHASPVFHAIQYLLGNQTREKLEQFRAFGGAQSYPSRTKDIDDVDFSTGSVGLGVAQTLFASLVQDYLRARDENFAEGRMVALIGDAEMDEGNIFEALLEGWKHGLRNCWWIVDYNRQSLDAVVREGLWERFESIFRNFGWDVVILKYGSLQQAAFAEPGGEALRAWIDACPNQLYSALTFQGGAAWRKRLLADIGEEPGIASLLERRPDADLAGMMTNLGGHDLPSLLDAFETARGNDRPTCFIAYTIKGFGLPLAGHKDNHSGLMTRDQMATFRTSMSVSEGREWNAFEGLDVGDLELQRFLDAVPFAAKGQRRRHAQRIIVPDRLVSEAKGSVSTQVGFGRILDEIARAGGPLADAIVTTSPDVTVSTNLGPWVNRRGLFAKESLADTFRNERIASAQKWEFGTSGQHIELGIAENNLFILLSALGLSHSIFGKRLLPIGTLYDPFIQRGLDALNYACYQDARFLLVATPSGVTLAPEGGAHQSIATQLIGMAQDGLAAYEPAFVDELSVIMRFALDYMQRDGDAVQSERTWLRDETGGSVYLRLSTRPVEQIGRTMTPELEQDIVDGGYWLRRPGPNAELVVAYTGALAPEAIEAVGMMAEDRRDVGLLAVTSADRLNAGWTAASRARERGLVHARSHVERLFADLPQHCAIVTVTDGHPASLGWLGSVHGHRTRSLGVEHFGQSGTIDDLYRHFGIDANSIVAAGNGIAAGRPMRYLRALD; encoded by the coding sequence ATGATCCACAACGCCAACCATCTTCGCGAAAACACCGACGGCCTGAAGGTTGGCGGCCACCAGGCGTCATCGGCCTCGATGGCCACCATAATGACCGCGCTCTACTTCTCCGCGCTCAGGCCGGAAGACCGCATCGCGGTGAAGCCGCATGCATCCCCTGTATTCCACGCCATCCAGTATCTGCTGGGCAACCAGACTCGCGAGAAGCTCGAGCAGTTCCGCGCCTTCGGCGGCGCGCAAAGCTATCCGTCGCGGACCAAGGACATCGATGACGTCGATTTCTCTACCGGCTCGGTGGGGCTCGGCGTTGCCCAGACGCTGTTCGCCTCGCTGGTGCAGGACTATCTGCGCGCCCGCGACGAGAATTTTGCGGAAGGCCGCATGGTGGCGCTGATCGGCGACGCCGAGATGGATGAGGGCAACATCTTCGAGGCGCTGCTGGAAGGCTGGAAGCATGGCCTGCGCAACTGTTGGTGGATCGTCGACTATAACCGCCAGAGCCTTGATGCCGTGGTGCGCGAAGGCCTATGGGAACGCTTCGAGAGCATCTTCCGCAATTTCGGCTGGGATGTCGTCATCCTCAAATATGGCTCGCTGCAGCAGGCGGCTTTCGCTGAACCCGGTGGCGAGGCGTTGCGCGCCTGGATCGACGCCTGTCCGAACCAGCTTTATTCAGCGCTGACCTTCCAGGGCGGTGCCGCCTGGCGCAAGCGCCTGCTGGCCGACATTGGCGAGGAGCCAGGCATCGCGTCGCTGCTCGAACGTCGTCCCGACGCCGATCTGGCTGGAATGATGACCAATCTCGGCGGTCATGATCTGCCCTCCTTGCTCGATGCGTTCGAGACGGCGCGCGGCAACGACCGGCCGACCTGCTTCATCGCCTACACCATCAAGGGCTTCGGGCTGCCGCTTGCCGGCCACAAGGACAACCATTCCGGCCTGATGACCAGGGACCAGATGGCGACGTTTCGCACGTCGATGTCGGTCAGCGAGGGCCGCGAGTGGAACGCCTTCGAGGGATTGGATGTCGGAGATCTGGAGCTGCAGCGGTTTCTTGACGCGGTTCCGTTCGCGGCCAAGGGCCAGCGGCGCCGTCACGCGCAGCGCATCATCGTGCCGGACCGCCTTGTCTCTGAGGCCAAGGGCAGCGTGTCCACACAGGTCGGCTTCGGGCGGATCCTGGATGAGATCGCGCGGGCCGGCGGGCCGCTCGCCGATGCCATCGTCACCACATCGCCGGACGTGACGGTTTCGACGAATCTCGGCCCATGGGTGAACCGGCGCGGGCTCTTCGCCAAGGAATCGCTGGCGGATACGTTCCGCAACGAACGCATCGCTTCGGCGCAGAAATGGGAGTTCGGCACGTCCGGCCAGCACATCGAGCTTGGCATCGCCGAGAACAATCTGTTCATCCTGCTGTCGGCGCTCGGCCTGTCGCATTCGATCTTTGGCAAGCGCCTGCTGCCGATCGGCACGCTCTACGACCCGTTCATCCAGCGCGGCCTCGATGCACTCAACTATGCCTGCTACCAGGATGCCCGCTTCCTGCTCGTCGCCACGCCGTCGGGTGTCACACTGGCGCCCGAAGGCGGAGCGCACCAGTCGATCGCCACCCAGCTGATCGGCATGGCGCAGGACGGGCTTGCCGCCTATGAACCGGCTTTCGTCGACGAGTTGAGCGTCATCATGCGCTTTGCGCTGGATTACATGCAGCGCGATGGCGACGCCGTGCAGTCCGAGCGCACATGGCTGCGCGACGAGACCGGCGGATCGGTCTATCTGCGCCTGTCGACACGGCCGGTCGAGCAGATTGGCCGTACGATGACGCCGGAACTTGAACAGGACATTGTCGATGGCGGCTACTGGCTGCGCCGTCCAGGCCCGAATGCCGAACTGGTCGTGGCCTACACCGGCGCCCTAGCACCCGAGGCCATCGAGGCGGTCGGCATGATGGCCGAGGACCGCCGCGATGTCGGCCTGCTGGCGGTAACCTCGGCCGATCGGCTGAACGCCGGCTGGACTGCAGCGAGCCGCGCGCGCGAACGCGGCCTCGTCCATGCCAGGAGCCATGTCGAAAGGCTGTTCGCCGATCTCCCGCAGCATTGCGCGATCGTCACGGTAACCGACGGCCACCCGGCATCGCTGGGCTGGCTGGGTTCGGTCCACGGTCATCGAACGCGTAGCCTTGGTGTCGAGCATTTCGGCCAGTCGGGAACGATCGACGACCTCTACCGTCACTTCGGCATCGACGCGAATTCGATCGTCGCGGCCGGCAATGGCATCGCGGCTGGACGGCCGATGCGTTATCTGCGCGCGTTGGATTGA
- a CDS encoding Lrp/AsnC family transcriptional regulator yields the protein MPKTRLDDIDRKIIDALQIDGRMTAQQLADKVGLSASPCARRVRLMEDMGVITSYTAVIDQDLVDLPISVFASIKLERQRENELERFSAAITRWPEVVDCYLMTGQRDYLLRIVVRDLHAYERFLKEKLTRLEGVASIESSFALTQIKRSNRLPLEA from the coding sequence ATGCCAAAAACCCGGCTCGACGATATCGACCGCAAGATCATCGATGCTCTGCAAATCGACGGGCGCATGACCGCGCAACAGCTTGCCGACAAGGTCGGCCTCTCGGCTTCGCCGTGCGCACGCCGGGTCCGGCTGATGGAGGACATGGGTGTCATCACCAGCTACACCGCCGTCATCGACCAGGATCTCGTCGACCTGCCGATCTCCGTGTTCGCATCGATCAAGCTGGAGCGTCAGCGCGAGAACGAGCTGGAACGGTTCAGCGCGGCGATCACGCGCTGGCCGGAGGTCGTCGATTGCTACCTGATGACAGGCCAGCGCGATTACCTGCTTCGTATCGTCGTGCGGGACCTGCATGCCTATGAGCGCTTCCTGAAGGAGAAGCTGACGCGGCTCGAAGGCGTCGCCTCGATCGAATCGAGCTTTGCCCTGACGCAGATCAAGCGGTCGAACCGGTTGCCGCTCGAAGCGTGA
- a CDS encoding MurR/RpiR family transcriptional regulator: MASEQRATDDYGSLVAALSEGKSKLSKRLQQVAQFFLNNPEDVAIYTIVEIARQAGTHPSTISRFAKEMGFDGFSGLQNVFRQRLVGPKMTYSDRMKALSEGPGKPLSADLELDDPHVVFDTFVLAAMDALLRVREDIDAATLRGFVEVLRQSGAVHIAAARGAFGVGTYSYYGFSRVGKRAHLIDNMGAMREQQLAAMAPDDVLFVLTFDDYTPETVELAKAAHKKGRKLLVITDNELSPVAKLGTHTLYVKEARLGHFRSQVPAMVLCQSIIVSLGSLIDR, encoded by the coding sequence ATGGCGTCCGAACAGAGAGCGACGGACGACTACGGCAGCCTTGTCGCGGCGCTGTCGGAGGGCAAATCGAAGCTGAGCAAGCGGCTGCAGCAGGTCGCCCAGTTCTTCCTCAACAATCCTGAAGACGTGGCGATCTACACCATCGTCGAGATCGCCAGGCAGGCCGGCACGCATCCTTCGACGATTTCGCGCTTTGCCAAGGAAATGGGCTTCGACGGCTTCAGCGGCCTGCAGAACGTCTTTCGCCAGCGCCTTGTCGGACCGAAGATGACCTATTCCGACCGCATGAAGGCGCTTTCCGAAGGCCCCGGCAAACCGCTGTCGGCGGATCTCGAACTGGACGATCCGCATGTCGTGTTCGACACGTTCGTGCTGGCCGCGATGGACGCTTTGCTCAGAGTGCGCGAAGACATTGATGCAGCAACCCTGCGCGGCTTCGTCGAGGTGCTCCGACAGTCCGGCGCCGTCCACATCGCCGCGGCGCGCGGCGCCTTCGGCGTCGGCACCTATTCCTACTACGGCTTCTCAAGGGTCGGAAAACGGGCGCATCTGATCGACAATATGGGCGCCATGCGCGAGCAGCAGCTGGCCGCGATGGCACCTGACGACGTGCTCTTCGTGCTGACCTTCGACGACTACACGCCGGAGACTGTCGAACTGGCGAAAGCCGCCCACAAGAAAGGCCGCAAATTGCTTGTCATCACCGACAATGAACTGAGCCCGGTGGCCAAACTCGGAACGCATACGCTGTATGTGAAGGAGGCCCGTCTCGGGCATTTCCGCTCGCAGGTGCCGGCGATGGTTCTCTGCCAATCGATCATCGTCAGCCTGGGCAGCCTGATCGACCGCTGA
- a CDS encoding SDR family oxidoreductase, with amino-acid sequence MIVALEGKTLVVTGGTQGLGETIARLASTAGVEAIAIVGRNAERGARVASQLTRPDQPVVFIQADLAEPAAPAAVMAEAIKKLGRVDCLVNAAALTDRASLETGSMDDWDRLFSVNARAPFFLMQAAVADMKARRAPGSIVNILSVNAHCGAVDLAIYSATKGALSTLTRNIANAHLADRIRVNGINMGWVATPAEQEMQARKLGKGEDWAKAAAAGMPLGRLLTMDEVAQLALFLLSDMSGLMTGTLIDMEQAVLGAPPRGIA; translated from the coding sequence TTGATCGTAGCACTTGAGGGCAAGACGCTCGTCGTCACGGGAGGAACGCAAGGGCTTGGCGAGACAATAGCCCGGCTGGCCTCGACCGCAGGCGTCGAGGCCATCGCCATTGTCGGCCGCAACGCCGAGCGCGGCGCTCGCGTGGCCAGCCAACTGACCCGGCCCGATCAGCCCGTCGTCTTCATCCAGGCCGACCTTGCCGAACCCGCCGCGCCGGCTGCCGTGATGGCGGAAGCGATCAAGAAGCTTGGTCGCGTCGATTGCCTGGTGAATGCCGCAGCGCTCACCGACCGCGCCTCGCTGGAAACCGGTTCCATGGATGACTGGGACAGGCTGTTTTCCGTCAACGCACGCGCGCCGTTCTTCCTGATGCAGGCGGCGGTGGCCGACATGAAGGCGCGGCGGGCACCGGGATCGATCGTCAACATCCTATCGGTGAACGCCCATTGCGGCGCAGTCGACCTTGCCATCTATTCGGCAACCAAGGGCGCGCTGTCGACGCTGACCCGCAACATCGCCAACGCGCACCTTGCCGATCGCATCCGCGTCAACGGCATCAATATGGGTTGGGTGGCGACGCCTGCCGAACAGGAGATGCAGGCGCGCAAGCTGGGCAAGGGCGAAGACTGGGCCAAGGCCGCCGCCGCCGGCATGCCGCTTGGCCGACTGCTGACCATGGACGAAGTCGCGCAACTGGCGCTGTTCCTGCTCAGCGACATGTCGGGCCTGATGACCGGCACGCTGATCGATATGGAACAGGCCGTGCTTGGTGCACCGCCGCGCGGAATTGCGTGA
- a CDS encoding mannitol dehydrogenase family protein, whose translation MGAAAQPIRLGASSLDRLPAPVRRPAYDRARLNPGILHLGVGAFHRCHQAEYTDDALEAAFGPWGIVGVNLRAPDLGPTLGAQGSLYCRELRDGSQTDRRLIGAMVDTISVPGEGQPSHHETLKRALDTASSAAIGVVTLTVTEKGYCHIPATGELDLDHPDIRHDIANPQAPVSVPGFVLRMLALRLQSGTPLPALISCDNVPDNGSTLRRSVLGLAARIDPALHDRVAREAQFVNTMVDRIVPATRPEDIAAFALETGVEDLGLVVGEPFRMWVLEDRFDGPLPAWDRAGALFVRDVAPYEILKMRVVNGIQSNLCQLGVLSGLEFMSDVMAQEGFAEFAERIITREVVPNLPPVPGVDVAGYVTETIRRLRNPALKHRTQQISTDGSQKIKQRLLEPLRAGLRAGTPCDGLLLGIAGWMQYASGRDSGGQRIEVNDPFAERTRAIGTASGGDAATLVDGMLEIDGIFGFDLRSDTAIRARLADNVAKLRKQPALLVIRDFLASGRG comes from the coding sequence ATGGGTGCGGCCGCTCAACCTATCCGGCTTGGCGCGTCCAGCCTGGACCGCTTGCCCGCCCCGGTCCGGCGCCCTGCCTATGACCGGGCACGCCTCAATCCGGGTATTCTGCATCTCGGGGTCGGCGCCTTTCATCGCTGTCACCAGGCCGAATATACCGACGACGCCCTGGAAGCCGCCTTCGGGCCATGGGGCATTGTCGGTGTCAACCTGCGCGCGCCTGATCTCGGCCCTACGCTCGGTGCGCAAGGCAGCCTCTATTGCCGCGAACTGCGTGACGGCAGCCAGACGGACCGCCGGCTGATCGGCGCCATGGTGGATACGATCTCGGTGCCCGGCGAGGGTCAGCCCTCGCATCATGAAACGCTGAAGCGCGCGCTGGATACGGCAAGCAGTGCCGCAATCGGCGTGGTGACCCTGACCGTGACGGAAAAAGGCTACTGCCATATTCCGGCGACGGGTGAACTCGATCTCGATCACCCCGACATCCGCCACGACATCGCCAATCCGCAAGCGCCGGTCTCCGTGCCGGGTTTCGTGTTGCGCATGCTGGCGCTTCGGCTTCAATCCGGCACGCCGCTGCCGGCGTTAATCAGCTGCGACAATGTTCCAGACAATGGCTCGACCTTGCGGCGCTCGGTGCTAGGGCTCGCAGCACGGATCGATCCCGCCCTGCACGATCGCGTCGCGCGGGAAGCGCAGTTCGTGAACACCATGGTCGACCGCATCGTGCCGGCGACGCGGCCGGAGGACATCGCTGCCTTCGCATTGGAGACCGGCGTCGAGGATCTGGGTCTCGTCGTCGGCGAGCCGTTCCGCATGTGGGTTCTGGAAGACCGTTTTGATGGCCCCCTGCCGGCCTGGGACCGAGCCGGCGCGCTCTTCGTCAGGGACGTTGCACCTTACGAGATCCTCAAGATGCGGGTGGTCAACGGCATCCAGTCGAACCTGTGCCAGCTCGGCGTCCTCTCCGGCCTCGAATTCATGTCGGACGTGATGGCGCAGGAGGGTTTCGCCGAATTCGCCGAGCGAATCATCACGCGCGAGGTGGTGCCCAACCTGCCGCCTGTTCCAGGTGTCGACGTGGCCGGCTATGTCACGGAAACGATCAGGCGACTGAGGAACCCAGCCCTGAAACATCGAACGCAGCAGATATCGACGGATGGCTCGCAGAAGATCAAGCAGCGCTTGCTCGAGCCGTTGCGCGCCGGGCTGCGTGCAGGAACGCCTTGCGATGGCCTGCTGCTCGGCATCGCCGGCTGGATGCAATATGCGAGCGGTCGCGACAGCGGCGGCCAAAGGATCGAGGTCAACGATCCGTTTGCCGAGCGCACGCGAGCTATCGGCACCGCCAGCGGCGGCGATGCCGCAACTTTGGTTGATGGCATGCTGGAAATTGATGGGATCTTCGGTTTCGACCTGCGCAGCGACACTGCAATAAGAGCCCGCCTCGCTGACAATGTGGCCAAGCTGCGGAAGCAGCCGGCGCTTCTCGTCATCCGCGATTTTCTAGCCTCTGGCAGAGGTTGA